A window of Chloroflexota bacterium contains these coding sequences:
- a CDS encoding Ig-like domain repeat protein: protein MKKTRRLNVWTRIYSVGLTALVAAALLLAGLAGGPTFAQTPDTDTPPEVTTPVDAPVSTDAPTEAAPTDAPPATEAPTDAPVVTETAAATDAPTLEPTPTVEITPPPPPFIQSDKDDYFAGETVILTSGNWQPGESVHLIVNDVLGDSWRLSVDVLADDNGGFTYQFQLPDWFVAQYHVYAYGVVSGAATTDFTDARSWKLPFAGTGTGSVTLSVSSGTINVPVACGGTGTAVPGPVTVTSSCGGSNNITTSDNGATVTFNASASGGSTFGGWSAPSNLGSSTCTGTTNPCSGIFGANGSLTVTFNSNANTTTTVASSSNPSTYGNNVTFTASVKVGTTAVTSGSVTFIEGGTCAAPTTTLAGPTALNGSGQAAFSTSTLTVPSHTITACYGGAAGFNSSNGSVTQTVNKANATVTANNKSKTYGDLNPTLTATVVGQVVGGDAINYTLATTATQFSNVVLGG, encoded by the coding sequence ATGAAAAAGACCCGACGACTCAATGTCTGGACGCGAATATACTCAGTCGGCCTGACGGCCCTGGTGGCCGCGGCCCTGCTGTTGGCCGGCCTGGCCGGGGGCCCAACGTTTGCCCAGACGCCCGATACCGACACGCCACCTGAGGTGACCACGCCGGTGGATGCGCCGGTTTCGACTGATGCGCCAACCGAGGCGGCGCCGACCGACGCACCCCCTGCGACGGAGGCGCCGACCGATGCGCCCGTCGTGACGGAGACGGCGGCGGCTACCGACGCGCCGACCCTTGAGCCTACGCCGACCGTCGAAATCACCCCTCCTCCTCCCCCTTTCATTCAAAGCGATAAAGATGATTACTTTGCAGGCGAAACCGTCATTCTTACCAGCGGCAACTGGCAGCCCGGCGAGTCAGTGCATCTCATCGTCAACGATGTTCTCGGTGATAGCTGGAGACTCTCTGTAGATGTGCTGGCAGATGATAACGGTGGATTCACTTATCAATTCCAATTGCCAGATTGGTTTGTGGCTCAATATCATGTATACGCTTACGGTGTGGTTTCGGGTGCTGCAACGACGGACTTTACGGATGCCCGTAGCTGGAAGCTACCCTTCGCGGGCACCGGCACAGGTTCAGTGACGCTCTCCGTAAGCTCGGGGACCATTAATGTACCGGTTGCATGCGGCGGCACCGGCACAGCCGTTCCAGGTCCGGTGACTGTTACGAGCTCGTGCGGGGGGTCCAATAATATTACAACCTCGGATAACGGTGCGACTGTGACATTCAATGCAAGCGCCAGCGGCGGATCGACATTCGGGGGCTGGAGCGCTCCTAGCAATCTCGGTTCTTCGACTTGCACGGGTACGACAAATCCATGCAGTGGCATATTTGGCGCGAATGGAAGTCTGACCGTCACATTCAACAGCAACGCAAACACGACTACAACGGTTGCTTCTTCGTCAAATCCGTCAACTTACGGAAATAACGTGACGTTTACAGCCTCAGTGAAAGTTGGTACTACTGCTGTGACAAGCGGCAGTGTAACTTTCATCGAAGGTGGCACGTGTGCAGCACCCACGACCACACTCGCCGGGCCAACCGCGCTTAATGGCAGCGGACAAGCGGCGTTCTCGACGTCAACACTAACTGTTCCATCCCATACCATTACTGCTTGTTATGGTGGAGCCGCCGGTTTCAATTCGAGTAACGGTAGTGTGACACAGACGGTGAACAAAGCAAACGCCACTGTCACCGCCAACAACAAGAGCAAGACCTACGGCGACCTGAACCCGACGCTGACCGCAACGGTGGTAGGCCAAGTGGTTGGTGGTGACGCCATCAATTACACTTTGGCGACAACGGCGACGCAATTCTCGAACGTGGTTCTGGGCGGT